In the genome of Myxococcus stipitatus, one region contains:
- a CDS encoding IF-2 protein, giving the protein MNGTAQQGFGYRARRTFTRLLVFFVILGLGGLVVFLLSQLNARTFTLEPVDGQLVVMKGRMAPMGSAPYRPGDPRLTDAYAPIPLEGQDVSSLILRKFTERDELDRALFPLLESLARPRIGAEEPARVEQGLYYLRRAEKLSGVTEEQRLTLQKLLTEVAYYQARQKLEDARRLIGDAMVQLKLAAESQSRHARSANQMLTVVAPSARALEESLRRAVHTLSGPQERPWESQPASPPPAPTPAPPDATQPASPVGDGADSGTTP; this is encoded by the coding sequence ATGAACGGAACGGCACAGCAGGGCTTTGGCTATCGGGCACGGCGGACCTTCACGCGGCTGCTCGTCTTCTTCGTGATTCTGGGGCTGGGCGGCCTGGTCGTCTTCCTCCTCTCCCAGCTCAACGCGCGCACCTTCACCCTGGAGCCCGTGGACGGCCAGCTCGTCGTCATGAAGGGCCGCATGGCCCCCATGGGCTCCGCGCCCTACCGGCCCGGGGACCCTCGGCTCACGGACGCCTACGCCCCCATCCCGCTGGAGGGCCAGGACGTCTCCTCCCTCATCCTGCGCAAGTTCACCGAGCGCGATGAGCTGGACCGGGCCCTCTTCCCCCTCCTGGAGTCCCTGGCCCGCCCCCGTATCGGCGCCGAGGAGCCCGCCCGCGTCGAGCAGGGCCTCTACTACCTCCGCCGCGCCGAGAAGCTCTCCGGCGTCACCGAGGAGCAGCGCCTCACCCTCCAGAAGCTCCTGACCGAGGTGGCCTACTACCAGGCCCGCCAGAAGCTCGAGGACGCCCGCCGCCTCATCGGCGACGCCATGGTGCAGCTCAAGCTCGCCGCCGAGAGCCAGAGCCGCCACGCGCGCAGCGCCAACCAGATGCTCACCGTCGTGGCCCCCTCCGCCCGCGCCCTGGAGGAGTCCCTCCGCCGCGCCGTCCACACCCTGAGTGGGCCCCAGGAGCGACCCTGGGAGTCTCAGCCGGCCTCCCCCCCACCTGCCCCCACCCCCGCGCCTCCGGACGCCACCCAGCCGGCCTCTCCGGTGGGGGATGGGGCGGATTCCGGCACGACTCCCTGA
- a CDS encoding ribonucleotide-diphosphate reductase subunit beta produces MLLEPGLNLTLRPMAYPAFFEMYRNAIKNTWTVEEVDFSTDLVDLRSKMTDAERHLIHRLVAFFATGDSIVGNNLVLNLYKHINAPEARMYLSRQLFEEALHVQFYLTLLDTYVPDPAERAKAFAAIDNIPSIQRKARFCMKWMDSIHDVDALKTKEERRRFLLNLICFAGCIEGLFFFAAFAYVYFLRSKGLLNGLAAGTNWVFRDESAHMGFAFECIQVARKEEPDLFDAKMERDVEAMMREAVECETQFAQDLLSGGVAGLSVQEMRGYLEYVADQRLQMLGIAPVFKTKNPLSFMDLQDVQELTNFFERRVSAYQVAVGVGAANDVVLDATF; encoded by the coding sequence ATGCTGCTGGAACCCGGACTGAACCTGACGCTGCGCCCGATGGCGTACCCGGCATTCTTCGAGATGTATCGGAATGCCATCAAGAACACCTGGACCGTGGAGGAGGTGGATTTCTCCACGGACCTGGTGGACCTGCGGTCGAAGATGACGGACGCCGAGCGTCACCTCATCCACCGCCTGGTCGCCTTCTTCGCGACGGGCGACAGCATCGTCGGCAACAACCTGGTGCTGAACCTCTACAAGCACATCAACGCCCCCGAGGCGCGGATGTACCTGTCGCGTCAGCTCTTCGAGGAGGCGCTGCACGTCCAGTTCTACCTGACGCTGCTGGACACGTACGTGCCGGACCCGGCCGAGCGCGCCAAGGCGTTCGCCGCCATCGACAACATCCCCTCCATCCAGCGCAAGGCGCGCTTCTGCATGAAGTGGATGGACAGCATCCACGACGTGGACGCGCTGAAGACGAAGGAGGAGCGGCGGCGCTTCCTCCTGAACCTCATCTGCTTCGCGGGCTGCATCGAGGGACTCTTCTTCTTCGCCGCCTTCGCCTACGTGTACTTCCTGCGCAGCAAGGGCCTGCTCAACGGGCTCGCCGCCGGGACGAACTGGGTGTTCCGCGACGAGAGCGCCCACATGGGCTTCGCCTTCGAGTGCATCCAGGTGGCTCGCAAGGAGGAGCCGGACCTCTTCGACGCGAAGATGGAGCGCGACGTGGAGGCGATGATGCGCGAGGCGGTGGAGTGCGAGACGCAGTTCGCCCAGGACCTCCTGAGCGGCGGCGTCGCGGGCCTGTCCGTGCAGGAGATGCGCGGCTACCTGGAGTACGTGGCGGACCAGCGCCTGCAGATGCTGGGCATCGCCCCCGTGTTCAAGACGAAGAACCCGCTGTCCTTCATGGACCTGCAGGACGTGCAGGAGCTCACCAACTTCTTCGAGCGCCGCGTGTCCGCCTACCAGGTCGCCGTCGGCGTGGGCGCCGCCAACGACGTGGTGCTGGACGCCACGTTCTAG
- a CDS encoding ribonucleoside-diphosphate reductase subunit alpha: MNFETPVKPSPAPMPVPPAPNGHPGPTVSVASEPAPATSDFTSTQMRVRKRNGTAEPVDLNKIVRAVGKSCVGLSRVDVMRVATKTISGLYDGATTRELDSLSIQTAAALIVEEPEYARLSARLLATFIQKEVSNQDIHSFSQSVAAGHKHGLIADRLLQFVQANARKLNAAIDPTRNDLFEYFGLRTVYDRYLLKNPQTREVLETPQEFFLRVACALSGDNAREAIELYRLFSSLEYLPSSPTLFNSGTRHEQLSSCFLLDSPADDLDAIYRKYSDIAMLSKFSGGIGVGYHRVRARGSLIRSTNGHSNGIVPWLKTLDASVAAVNQGGKRKGACCVYLESWHADIEDFLELRDNTGDEARRTHNLNLANWVPDLFMKRVESEGDWSLFDPKVVPHLTDLFGAEFEKAYVEAEASGLAVRKVKARDLYARMMKTLAQTGNGWMTFKDISNRKSNQTGLPQNVIHLSNLCTEILEVTSQGETAVCNLGSLNLGRMVVDGQFDFERLRANAQLALKQLDRVIDLNYYPIPTAADSNRRWRPVGLGLMGLQDVFFQLKLPFDSAEARVMSRKISEEIYFAALSTSCELAEQFGAHPSFPETRAAKGELQFDSWGVTPEDPARWDALRARIQKHGLRNSLMIAIAPTATIASIAGCYECIEPQVSNLFKRETLSGDFLQVNRYLVRDLQALGMWNEAVRNRIKLAEGSIQDLTELPESLRAIYRTAWELPMRSLIDMAADRGAFIDQSQSLNLFVETPNIGKLSSMYFYAWQKGLKTTYYLRSRPATRIAKATVSGNGATATAPVAPAPVAAASTVTDAEAVACSLENPEACEACQ, from the coding sequence GTGAACTTCGAAACGCCCGTGAAGCCCAGCCCCGCGCCCATGCCTGTTCCGCCCGCGCCCAATGGTCACCCTGGGCCCACCGTGAGCGTGGCCAGTGAGCCCGCGCCCGCCACGAGCGACTTCACCTCCACCCAGATGCGCGTGCGCAAGCGCAACGGCACCGCGGAGCCGGTGGACCTGAACAAGATTGTCCGCGCGGTGGGCAAGAGCTGCGTGGGCCTGTCCCGCGTGGACGTCATGCGCGTGGCCACGAAGACCATCTCCGGCCTCTACGACGGCGCGACGACGCGCGAGCTCGACAGTCTCTCCATCCAGACGGCCGCCGCCCTCATCGTCGAGGAGCCCGAGTACGCGCGCCTCTCCGCGCGCCTGCTGGCCACCTTCATCCAGAAGGAGGTCAGCAACCAGGACATCCACTCCTTCAGCCAGTCCGTCGCCGCGGGCCACAAGCACGGCCTCATCGCGGACCGGCTCCTCCAGTTCGTCCAGGCCAACGCGCGCAAGCTCAACGCGGCCATCGACCCGACTCGCAACGACCTGTTCGAGTACTTCGGCCTGCGCACCGTCTACGACCGCTACCTCCTGAAGAACCCGCAGACGCGCGAGGTGCTGGAGACGCCGCAGGAGTTCTTCCTGCGCGTGGCGTGCGCGCTGAGCGGCGACAACGCCCGCGAGGCCATCGAGCTGTACCGGCTGTTCAGCTCGCTGGAGTACCTGCCCAGCTCCCCCACCCTCTTCAACTCCGGCACCCGCCACGAGCAGCTCTCCAGCTGCTTCCTCCTGGACTCGCCCGCCGACGACCTGGACGCCATCTACCGGAAGTACTCGGACATCGCGATGCTGTCCAAGTTCTCCGGCGGCATCGGCGTGGGCTACCACCGCGTGCGCGCGCGCGGCTCGCTCATCCGCTCCACCAACGGCCACTCCAACGGCATCGTCCCCTGGCTCAAGACGCTGGACGCCTCCGTCGCCGCGGTGAACCAGGGCGGCAAGCGCAAGGGCGCGTGCTGCGTGTACCTGGAGTCGTGGCACGCGGACATCGAGGACTTCCTCGAGCTGCGCGACAACACCGGTGACGAGGCCCGCCGCACCCACAACCTGAACCTGGCCAACTGGGTGCCGGACCTGTTCATGAAGCGCGTGGAGTCGGAGGGCGACTGGAGCCTGTTCGACCCGAAGGTGGTCCCGCACCTGACGGACCTGTTCGGCGCGGAGTTCGAGAAGGCGTACGTGGAGGCGGAAGCCTCCGGCCTCGCGGTGCGCAAGGTGAAGGCGCGCGACCTCTACGCCCGGATGATGAAGACGCTGGCGCAGACGGGCAACGGCTGGATGACCTTCAAGGACATCAGCAACCGCAAGAGCAACCAGACCGGGCTGCCCCAGAACGTCATCCACCTGTCCAACCTGTGCACCGAAATCCTGGAGGTGACGAGCCAGGGTGAGACGGCGGTGTGCAACCTGGGCTCGCTGAACCTGGGCCGCATGGTGGTGGACGGCCAGTTCGACTTCGAGCGCCTGCGCGCCAACGCGCAGCTGGCCCTCAAGCAGCTCGACCGGGTCATCGACCTCAACTACTACCCCATCCCCACGGCCGCGGACTCCAACCGCCGCTGGCGCCCGGTGGGCCTGGGGCTGATGGGCCTGCAGGACGTCTTCTTCCAGCTCAAGCTCCCGTTCGACTCCGCCGAGGCGCGCGTGATGTCGAGGAAGATCTCGGAGGAGATCTACTTCGCGGCCCTGAGCACCTCGTGCGAGCTGGCCGAGCAGTTCGGCGCGCACCCGTCCTTCCCGGAGACGCGGGCGGCCAAGGGTGAGCTCCAGTTCGACAGCTGGGGCGTGACGCCGGAGGACCCGGCCCGCTGGGACGCGCTGCGCGCCCGCATTCAGAAGCACGGCCTGCGCAACTCGCTGATGATCGCCATCGCGCCCACCGCGACGATTGCCTCCATCGCCGGCTGCTACGAGTGCATCGAGCCGCAGGTCTCCAACCTCTTCAAGCGCGAGACGCTGTCGGGCGACTTCCTCCAGGTGAACCGCTACCTGGTGCGCGACCTCCAGGCGCTCGGCATGTGGAACGAGGCGGTGCGCAACCGCATCAAGCTCGCCGAGGGCAGCATCCAAGACCTCACCGAGCTGCCCGAGAGCCTGCGCGCCATCTACCGCACGGCGTGGGAGCTCCCCATGCGCTCGCTCATCGACATGGCGGCCGACCGCGGCGCCTTCATCGACCAGAGCCAGTCGCTCAACCTCTTCGTGGAGACGCCCAACATCGGCAAGCTCTCCTCCATGTACTTCTACGCATGGCAGAAGGGGCTGAAGACGACGTACTACCTGCGCTCGCGCCCGGCCACGCGCATCGCCAAGGCCACGGTGTCCGGCAACGGCGCCACCGCCACCGCGCCCGTCGCGCCCGCCCCTGTCGCCGCCGCCTCCACGGTGACGGATGCCGAGGCTGTCGCGTGCTCGCTGGAAAACCCGGAAGCGTGCGAGGCTTGCCAGTAA